A segment of the Capnocytophaga sp. ARDL2 genome:
TTTGAAACCAAATTTTGGAACTCTTCTTTGCAAAGGCATTTGTCCACCTTCGAAACCAATTTTCTTAGAGTAACCAGAACGAGATTTCGCTCCTTTGTGTCCACGAGTTGAAGTTCCACCTTTTCCTGAACCTTCTCCTCTACCTACTCTTTTATTTTGGTTATGTACAGATCCTACTGCTGGTTGTAAATTACTTAAATTCATATCCTAATAAATTAGTTAATTTCTTCTACAGAAACTAAATGTTGCACTTTTTTTACCATTCCTACAATTGCAGGTGTATTATCATGCTCAACTACTTGTCCTAATTTACGAAGACCCAAAGCAGCTAAAGTTCTTTTTTGGTCTTCTGGACAGTTGATTTTACTTCTTGTTTGTTTTACTCTAATTTTTGACATAACTCTAAAAATTAAGATTTGAATACTTTATCTAAAGAGATTCCTCTTTGTTTAGCTACTGTAACAGCGCTTCTCATATTCAACAATGCATCGAAAGTAGCTTTCACTACATTGTGAGGGTTTGAAGAACCTTGAGATTTAGATAATACATTGTGTACACCTACAGATTCAAGTACTGCACGAACATTTCCACCTGCGATAACTCCTGTACCGACAGCAGCAGGCATTAAAAATACTCTAGCACCACCGAATTTCCCTTTTTGTTCGTGAGGGATTGTAGATCCGTGTAAAGGAATACGAACTAAGTTTTTCTTAGCATCTTCAACAGCTTTTGCGATTGCTTCAGAAACATCTTTAGATTTACCTAAACCATGACCCACTACACCATTTTCGTCACCTACTACAACGATCGCAGAGAATCCGAATGCTCTACCACCTTTAGTAACTTTAGTAACTCTATTTACTGCAACCAAGCGGTCTTTCAAGTCAAGACCCGCTGGTTTTACAAATTCTACATTTTTATAATTTTGATACATAACTAATTACGAATTAAAATTTTAATCCAGCTTCTCTAGCTCCTTCGGCTAATGATTTTACTCTTCCGTGGTACAAATATCCACCTCTATCAAAAGAGATTGTATCGATACCTGCTTTTAAAGCCTTTTCTGCAATTAGTTTACCAACCGATGCAGCAGTTTCAATTTTGTTTCCTTTAGATATCCCAGCCTCTCTTGAAGAAGCAGCTACTAAAGTTGTTCCATTTACATCATCTATGATTTGAGCATAGATTTCTTTGTTACTTCTAAATACAGACAAACGAGGTCTTGCAGCAGTACCGCTTACTGTTTTTCTGATTCTGTATTTAATTCTTTGTCTTCTTTCAGATTTGTTTAATGACATGGCTTTAATTTTTAAGCTGATTTACCTGCTTTTCTTCTCAATTCTTCACCAACAAACTTGATTCCTTTTCCTTTGTAAGGTTCTGGTTTACGGAAAGAACGAATCTTAGCAGCTACCTGACCCAACAATTGTTTGTCGTATGAAGATAATTTAATGATTGGGTTTTTACCTTTTTCAGAAACTGTTTCAACTTTTACTTCTGGTACGATCTCCAATACGATATTGTGAGAGAAACCTAAAGCTAAGTCTAATTTTTGTCCTTGGTTTGAAGCACGGTATCCTACCCCTACCAATTCCAATTCCTTAGTGAAACCTTCTGAAACACCAACAACCATATTGTTGATTAAACTTCTGTATAAACCGTGTTTTGCTCTTTCGGTTTTTGAATTAGCAACTCTTTCTACGATTACATTTCCTTCTTCTACTTTGATAGATACTTCAGAATAATTTTGAGAAAGTTCTCCTAATTTTCCTTTTACTACAACTACATCAGGTTGTACATCTACTGTAACACCTGCTGGAATTGCGATTGGACTTTTTCCTATTCTTGACATTTCTGATCGTCTTTAATGATTAGTATACATAACAGATTACTTCACCACCAACATTTAGTTGTTTTGCTTTTTTTCCAGTCATCAATCCTTTTGATGTAGAAACGATAGCGATTCCTAATCCATTTAAAATTCTTGGAAGGTCTGCTGATGAAGCATATTTACGTAAACCTGGTTTACTAATTCTTTGGATATCTTTGATTACTGATTCTTTAGTCTCTTTGTCGTATTTAAGAGCGATTTTGATAGTACCTTGTACTGTTGAATCATCAAATTTGTAGCTCAAAATATATCCTTGATCGAATAAAATCTTTGTGATTTCTTTTTTGAAATTAGATGCAGGAATCTCAACAACTTTATGATTTGCACGAGATGCATTTCTAATTCTTGTTAAAAAATCTGCGATTGGATCTGTGTACATTTTTTATCCCTTTTAAGTTTATTACCAACTTGCTTTTTTAACTCCTGGTATCAATCCTTGATTTGCCATTTCACGGAATGTTACACGCGAAATTCCGAATTGACGCATATACCCTCTAGGTCTACCAGTTAATTTACAACGGTTATGTAAACGAACTGGAGAAGCGTTTTTAGGTAATTTTTGTAATGCTTCGTAGTCTCCTGCTTCTTTTAAAGCTTGACGCTTTGCTGCATATTTAGCTACCAATGCTTCTCTTTTCGCCTCACGGGCTTTCATTGATTCTTTAGCCATACTTTAGTTCTTTTTAAAAGGTATTCCTAATTCTGCCAACAATGATTTTGCTTCTTTATCTGTATTTGCAGATGTTACAAAAGTTATATCAAAACCAGCAATTTTGTTTACTTTATCGATATCAATTTCTGGGAAGATAATCTGCTCAACAACTCCAAGGTTATAGTTTCCTCTTCCGTCGAATCCTTCAGATTTTACTCCGTTGAAATCTCTTACTCGTGGTAAAGCTGAAGTAATCAAGCGGTCTAAGAATTCGTACATTCTTTCACCTCTCAAAGTTACTTTTGCTCCGATTGGCATTCCTTTTCTCAATTTGAAAGATGCCACATCCTTTTTAGAGATTGTAGCTACCGCTTTTTGACCTGTAATTTTTGTTAGTTCTTCTACAGCGTATTCTACTAACTTTTTATCAGAAACTGCAGCTCCTACTCCACGGCTTACAACAATTTTCTCAAGTTTTGGAACTTGCATTACATTTTTGTAACCGAATTCTTCTTTAAGAGCAGAGATTACTCTCTCTCTGTATTCTTGTTTAAGTCTTGGTATATAAGTCATGACTACAATACTTGATTTGATTTTTTAGAAACTCTAACTTTCTTGCCTCCTTCTACTTTGAAAGCTACTCTTGTAGTTTTGTTAGTTTTAGGATCGATCAAAGCGATGTTTGAAATATGAATTGGAGCTTCTTTTTTAACAATTCCTCCTTGAGGGTTTGCAGCACTTGGTTTCACATGTTTAGAAACCATGTTTACACCCTCTACAACTGCTTTATTTTTTTCTTTTAAAACGCGTAAAACTTTTCCTTCCTCACCTTTGTGGTCTCCGGCAATAACTCTTACACTGTCTCCTGATTTAATTTTTAACTTTATCATCATTTGAAAGAATTAAAGCACTTCTGGTGCTAATGATACAATTTTCATGAATTGTTTTTCACGAAGTTCTCTTGCAACAGGGCCAAAAACGCGAGTTCCTCTCATTTCGCCTGCAGCGTTTAACAATACACATGCATTATCATCGAAACGAATGTAAGAACCATCGGCTCTTCTCACTTCTTTTTTGGTACGCACAACTACAGCTGTAGATACAGCTCCTTTTTTTACGTTTCCATTTGGAGTTGCTTCTTTAATAGCAACTACAATTTTGTCTCCTACAGAGGCATAACGACGCTTCGTTCCTCCTAGTACACGGATAGTCAAAACTTCTTTTGCTCCCGTGTTGTCTGCTACTTTTAATCTAGATTCTTGTTGTACCATAATTATTTCGCTCTTTCAATGATTTCAACCAATCTCCAACATTTGTTTTTAGACAATGGACGAGTTTCCATTATTCTAACTGTATCACCAATGTTACAGTCGTTCAATTCGTCGTGTGCAACATATTTTTTTGTTTTCAACACGAACTTACCATACAATGGGTGTTTTACTCTTTTTGTTTCTGATACAACGATTGACTTTGTCATTTTGTTGCTAGTAACAACACCTATTCTTTCTTTTCTTAAATTTCTTTTTTCCATCTTTTCAACAGAATACGATTATTGTAGGTCTTTTTTGCTAATTTCTGTTTTTACTCTTGCGATATCTCTTCTAATTGTTCTCAACTGCAAAGGATTCGCAATAGGAGAAATAGCGTGTGCATTTTTCAACTCAGTGTACTGATTTGTCAACTCTCCAAGTTTCGCTTGTAACTCAGCTGAAGATAGATTATTTAGTTCTTGTTTTTTCATAATGATCTAAAATTAAGCTTCGAAATCTCTAGCTACGATAAACTTAGTTTTTACTGGGAGTTTTTGTGCTGCTAAACGCAACGCTTCTTTTGCTACTGACAAAGGCACTCCACCTACTTCAAACATAATTCTTCCTGGTTTTACAACTGCTGCCCAATATTCTACAGCACCTTTTCCTTTACCCATACGCACCTCTAGAGGCTTTTTAGTGATAGGTTTATCTGGGAAGATTTTAATCCATAATTGTCCCTCTCTTTTCATAAAACGAGTTGCTGCGATACGAGCAGCCTCGATTTGACGAGAAGTAATGAATGAGTAATCTAAAGATTTGATTCCAAACATTCCGTTTGAAAGTTCGTGTCCTCTTTGAGACACTCCTTTCATTTTACCTTTTTGCACCTTACGGTACTTCGTTCTTTTAGGCTGTAACATTTTTCTTCTTTAGTTATTAATTACTTTCTTTTGCGTTGGTTTGGTCTTCCATTTGGTTTTCCAGATCCTGCAGATTTAGATTTTTGTTTGTCCATACCTGCTAACGGAGAAAGATCTCTCTTACCATATACCTCACCTTTCATGATCCATACTTTAATTCCCATTCTACCGTAAGTAGTGTGAGCTTCTGCTAAAGCATAGTCGATATCAGCACGGAAAGTAGAAAGAGGAATACGACCTTCTTTGAAGTGTTCTGAACGAGCCATTTCTGCTCCGTTCAAACGACCTGAAATCATTACTTTCATACCTTCTGCATTCATTCTCATCGCTGATGCGATTGCCATTTTGATTGCTCTACGGTAAGAAATACGGTTTTCGATTTGACGAGCGATGCTTGTTGCAGCCAAATAAGCGTCTAACTCTGGTCGTTTGATTTCAAAGATGTTAATTTGTACCTCTTTGTTAGTAATTTTCTTAAGTTCCTCTTTCAACTTGTCTACCTCTTGACCTCCTTTACCAATAATGATACCTGGACGAGCCGTAGTGATAGTAACGGTTACAAGTTTCAAGGTTCTCTCGATAATGATTTTAGATACACTAGCTTTTGCTAAACGAGCATGGATATACTTTCTAATTTTTGCATCTTCAGCAAGTTTATCTCCATAATCATTTCCACCGTACCAGTTTGAGTCCCATCCTCTGATGATCCCAAGGCGATTTCCGATTGGATTAGTTTTTTGTCCCATACTGTTTATTAATTGCTTTGTGTGTTATTAAATGACCCTAATACAATTGTTACGTGATTAGAGCGTTTTCTGATTCTGTGTGCTCTACCTTGTGGGGCTGGACGCAATCTTTTTAGCATCATACCTCCATCTACACGAATTTCTTTTACGAATAACTCTGCTTCTTCTATATTTGAATCAGCGTTTTTTGCTTGCCAGTTAGCGATTGCAGACAACAACAATTTTTCTAATCTTATTGAAGCCTCTTTTGTGCTAAATTTTAATATATTAAGAGCGTTCTCAACTTTTTGACCTCTTACTAAATCCGCAACTAAACGCATTTTTCGAGGCGAAGTTGGGCAATTGTTTAGCTTAGCAAAAGCAACTTGCTTGTTTGCTTCTTTTCTTTGCTCGGCTCTTTCTCTTTTACGAACTCCCATAGCTTCTTATTATTTTTTACCTTTATTTTTTGCACCTGCGTGTCCACGGAATGAACGAGTTGGTGAAAATTCTCCTAATTTGTGTCCTACCATATTTTCAGTAACATACACTGGTACGAATTGACGACCGTTGTGTACTGCAATTGTTTGTCCTACGAAGTCTGGAGTAATCATTGATGCTCTAGACCATGTTTTCACAACTGCTTTGTTACCATTTTCTGCATTCTCTAAAACTTTTTTCTCAAGTTTGTAGTGAACATAAGGTCCTTTTTTTAATGAACGTGCCATACTGTCCTAATTATTTCTTTCTACGTTCTACAATATACTTATTACTTGCTTTCACACTAGAACGAGTTCTATAACCTTTAGCTGGAAGTCCTTTTCTTGATCTTGGGTGTCCTCCTGATGAACGACCTTCACCACCTCCCATTGGGTGATCTACTGGGTTCATTGCTACGGCTCTTGTTCTAGGTCTTCTTCCTAACCAACGAGATCTACCTGCTTTTCCAGATACGATCAATTGGTGGTCTGAGTTAGACACTGCTCCAATTGTTGCCATACATGTCAAAAGAATCAAACGAATCTCTCCTGAAGGCATTTTGATTGTTGCATATTTTCCATCTCTTGCTACTAATTGTGCGAATGTTCCTGCAGAACGAGCAATTACTGCTCCTTGTCCCGGTCTCAATTCGATACAAGAAATGATTGTACCTAATGGAATATTTGCCAACGGCATTGCATTTCCAACCTCTGGTGCTACATCCGGTCCTGAAACTACTTTTTGACCAACTTGTAATCCTGCTGGGGCTACGATGTAAGTTTTAGCTCCGTCTGCATAAGCTAATAATGAAATAAAAGCTGAACGGTTTGGATCGTACTCGATTGTTTTTACTGTCGCTGGAATTCCAGTTTTAGCTCTTTTGAAATCAATAATACGATACTGTCTTTTGTGACCACCACCGATGTAGCGCATGGTCATCTTACCTTGACTATTTCTACCTCCAGAGTTTTTTTTCGGTGCCAATAATGAACGCTCCGGCTTATCAGTTGTAATAGTGTCAAAGCTATTTACAACTCTAAAACGCTGACCTGGGGTAATAGGTTTTAATTTTCTAACTGACATTGTTATTAGATATTAGTATAAAAATCGATTGTATCTCCTTCTTTTAATGTAACAATTGCTTTTTTATAAGCAGATGTTTTTCCACTGATCACTCCACTTTTTGTGTATTTTGTAGTTCTATCAGCACGGTAGATCATAGTGTTTACATCTACCACAGAAACTCCATAAGCTTTTTCTACTGCTTTTTTAATTTCTACTTTGTTTGCTTTTTTATCAACTACAAATCCAAAGCGGTTGAATTGCTCACTTTCTTTAGTGATTTTTTCGGTAATGATTGGTTTGATAATCGTACTCATTTCCTACTATTTTGTTAAATTTTCTACTATTTTCTCTACAGACTTTTCTGCCAATACCAAAGCTCCTGCATTCAAAATACCGTAAGTATTTAAATCAGAACTTGTTACAACAGATGTTCTTTCCAAGTTGCGAGAAGACAAATATACATTATTATTTGATTCTGACAAAACAAATAACGACTTTTTATTCTCTAACCCTAAAGCATTCAATACTTTAATGAATCCTTTTGTACTTGGTGCTTCAAAATTGAAGTCTTCTACTACGATCAAATTGTTTTCTTGAGCTTTGAAAGACAAGGCTGATTTACGAGCCAATCTCTTCAAGTTTTTGTTCAATTTGAAAGAATAGTTGCGTGGTCTTGGTCCGAATACTGTACCTCCACCTTTAAACAATGGACTTTTTACAGACCCTGCACGAGCTGTACCTGTTCCTTTTTGTTTTTTGATTTTACGAGTAGAACCTGTTACTTCGTTACGCTCTTTAGATTTGTGCGTACCTTGGCGTTGGTTTGCTAAATATTGTTTTACATCCAAATAGATAGCGTGTTTGTTAGGCTCTATTGCGAAAACTGAATCAGAAAGTTGTACTGTTCTTCCAGTTTCTTTTCCGTTGATATCCAATACTTTTACTTCCATTACTTCTGTACGATTACATAAGAGTTTTTGTGTCCTGGTACAGCACCTTTAACCACTAACAAGTTTTTGTCTGCTACCACTTTCAATACTCTAAGATTTTGAACTGTTACTTTCTCTCCTCCGGTTCTTCCAGCCATACGCATTCCTTTGAATACTCTTGATGGATATGAAGATGCTCCGATAGATCCCGGTGCTCTCAAACGGTTGTGCTGACCATGAGTAACTTGGCCAACTCCACCAAACCCATGACGCTTTACAACCCCTTGGAAACCTTTCCCTTTTGAAGTACCTTGTACATCTACAAAGTCTCCTTCTGCAAATAAATCTACAGTGATTGTATCACCTAATTTGTACTCCTGCTCAAAACCTTGGAATTCAACAACTTTTCTTTTTACAGAAGTTCCTGCTTTTTTAAAGTGACCTATAGCCGCTTTTGTAGCATTCTTTTCTTTAGCGTCATCGAAACCAAGTTGATAAGCTTCATACCCGTCAACCTCATTGGTTCTGACTTGGGTAACGACACACGGACCTACTTCGATTACTGTACAAGGAATGTTTTTCCCGTTTTCATCGAAAATACTCGTCATGCCGATTTTTTTTCCAATTAACCCAGACATAATTTTAAATTAGTTATTATTATATATAAAAATTCAAGCATCGGCAAAGGTAATACCAATACTTGAATTACACAAGTTTTTCACATAATTTTTTTATTTTCAAAGTTTTTTGTGCTATATACAGGAGGCTTTTTCCTCACCTCATTGCCCAACAACATTCTCTTACAACACTTCTTTTTGTAAAGTTTCTTTAACGAAAGCATTTAGAGAAATTCCAATTTGAGCTGATTTATCAGCTACTTTTGTGTGTAGTTCTGGTGTAAGACGCACATTAAACAAACCACTGAATGATTTTCTCAACGGCAAATTGTGCTCTTTACAATGTTCTATATAATCTTCTTTCAACTCTGACACTATATTTCCTTCGTAAGTAATTAGAGTACCTTTGTCAAGACCCAATACTTTTCCATACAATGTATTGTCTTCGTGCACCACTTCTACAGTCCCTATAAAACCTTTATATTTTAGCATTTCCATTTTTAGTAATTAATTAAATTGTTTGCAATGAAATATGTTACAACATCTTTCAATGCTTTCTCTTTTATTATTGAACCTGAATGTGGTTTGTGTGCCATATATTGCATTCGTTTTTCTATATGATAAAACTTAACCCCTGAACCAGATGTTTTTCCTTTATTTGTTATTTGAAATCCAAAATGAGAAAATAAGGCTTCTAGTTCTTGAAAAGTAAAATCTTTAGACAAACTTTTTATCCTTTGAATTAATTTTTCTTTTCGACTCATAAGTATTGTAACTAAATTGTAGTCACATCTATACTGAAAAATTTCCTAACAATAAATCAATCTGCTCTATTCAATTCTTCTTGGTTTTTCGTTTCTCTATTCCTCAAATTAAACTGTTTTTCCAAAACTGTAAGCAACTCCTATTCTAAAAAACTTTTCGTCGTAATAGTATTTAAAAGTTTTCTAAGTATTTGGTAAAAACTTCTTCAACAATTCAATTTGTTCTTTTAAGGATTGGATTTGTTCATCTTTAGCCAAAATTGTTTGATGTAGTTGTTCGATGAGTACATCATTCTTTTTTACAATTTGAAAAGCATTTTCACACCAGTATTCTGATAATTATAAACAATTTGAGTGTTTTGCTCGTCTAAATTTTACACAGGTACGTTGAAGTATTCAGCATTTTTTTGAATAGTTGGCAGATCTAAAAATTTGAATGAATTTCATAATTTGAAATCGTTGATTGAGACAACCCTAAATCCAACGCCAAGTTTTCTTGAGACAATCCTCTTTTCTTTCTCAATTCAAAAACTTTTTCTCCAATCAACATAAGTAATAATTATTAATATTTTGGCAAAAATATTATTTTTTTTATTGACTACAAAAAACTTAGAAAGTAGTTTTGTGAAATTAATAACCAACAAAATATTTTATTATGATAGATTTAATATTCAAAATTCTTGGAGCGGCATAGGAGGCGATAGACCAGAACCTAATAGACCCTACACACAAGATAATGCATTCAATAAAGATTTCAACAATCGTAAAAAACAGATGCATAGTGATATAACTAAAAGAGAATATGGAACAGATGTTTATACAGGTAAAAAACACAAACCTGGAGACGCTTATGATTATGAACATATTGTTTCTAAAAAAGAAATTTTTGATTATTATAAGCATAAACACACTGATGCGGAACTAAATAGAATTACAAATACAAGAGGTAATGT
Coding sequences within it:
- the rplD gene encoding 50S ribosomal protein L4, whose protein sequence is MEVKVLDINGKETGRTVQLSDSVFAIEPNKHAIYLDVKQYLANQRQGTHKSKERNEVTGSTRKIKKQKGTGTARAGSVKSPLFKGGGTVFGPRPRNYSFKLNKNLKRLARKSALSFKAQENNLIVVEDFNFEAPSTKGFIKVLNALGLENKKSLFVLSESNNNVYLSSRNLERTSVVTSSDLNTYGILNAGALVLAEKSVEKIVENLTK
- the rplV gene encoding 50S ribosomal protein L22, with translation MGVRKRERAEQRKEANKQVAFAKLNNCPTSPRKMRLVADLVRGQKVENALNILKFSTKEASIRLEKLLLSAIANWQAKNADSNIEEAELFVKEIRVDGGMMLKRLRPAPQGRAHRIRKRSNHVTIVLGSFNNTQSN
- the rplR gene encoding 50S ribosomal protein L18, with the translated sequence MSLNKSERRQRIKYRIRKTVSGTAARPRLSVFRSNKEIYAQIIDDVNGTTLVAASSREAGISKGNKIETAASVGKLIAEKALKAGIDTISFDRGGYLYHGRVKSLAEGAREAGLKF
- the rplB gene encoding 50S ribosomal protein L2, coding for MSVRKLKPITPGQRFRVVNSFDTITTDKPERSLLAPKKNSGGRNSQGKMTMRYIGGGHKRQYRIIDFKRAKTGIPATVKTIEYDPNRSAFISLLAYADGAKTYIVAPAGLQVGQKVVSGPDVAPEVGNAMPLANIPLGTIISCIELRPGQGAVIARSAGTFAQLVARDGKYATIKMPSGEIRLILLTCMATIGAVSNSDHQLIVSGKAGRSRWLGRRPRTRAVAMNPVDHPMGGGEGRSSGGHPRSRKGLPAKGYRTRSSVKASNKYIVERRKK
- the rpsC gene encoding 30S ribosomal protein S3: MGQKTNPIGNRLGIIRGWDSNWYGGNDYGDKLAEDAKIRKYIHARLAKASVSKIIIERTLKLVTVTITTARPGIIIGKGGQEVDKLKEELKKITNKEVQINIFEIKRPELDAYLAATSIARQIENRISYRRAIKMAIASAMRMNAEGMKVMISGRLNGAEMARSEHFKEGRIPLSTFRADIDYALAEAHTTYGRMGIKVWIMKGEVYGKRDLSPLAGMDKQKSKSAGSGKPNGRPNQRKRK
- the rpmD gene encoding 50S ribosomal protein L30, with protein sequence MSKIRVKQTRSKINCPEDQKRTLAALGLRKLGQVVEHDNTPAIVGMVKKVQHLVSVEEIN
- the rpmC gene encoding 50S ribosomal protein L29, translated to MKKQELNNLSSAELQAKLGELTNQYTELKNAHAISPIANPLQLRTIRRDIARVKTEISKKDLQ
- the rplC gene encoding 50S ribosomal protein L3, whose translation is MSGLIGKKIGMTSIFDENGKNIPCTVIEVGPCVVTQVRTNEVDGYEAYQLGFDDAKEKNATKAAIGHFKKAGTSVKRKVVEFQGFEQEYKLGDTITVDLFAEGDFVDVQGTSKGKGFQGVVKRHGFGGVGQVTHGQHNRLRAPGSIGASSYPSRVFKGMRMAGRTGGEKVTVQNLRVLKVVADKNLLVVKGAVPGHKNSYVIVQK
- a CDS encoding type II toxin-antitoxin system HicB family antitoxin — protein: MEMLKYKGFIGTVEVVHEDNTLYGKVLGLDKGTLITYEGNIVSELKEDYIEHCKEHNLPLRKSFSGLFNVRLTPELHTKVADKSAQIGISLNAFVKETLQKEVL
- the rpsN gene encoding 30S ribosomal protein S14, with amino-acid sequence MAKESMKAREAKREALVAKYAAKRQALKEAGDYEALQKLPKNASPVRLHNRCKLTGRPRGYMRQFGISRVTFREMANQGLIPGVKKASW
- a CDS encoding helix-turn-helix domain-containing protein; protein product: MLIGEKVFELRKKRGLSQENLALDLGLSQSTISNYEIHSNF
- the rplN gene encoding 50S ribosomal protein L14 — encoded protein: MVQQESRLKVADNTGAKEVLTIRVLGGTKRRYASVGDKIVVAIKEATPNGNVKKGAVSTAVVVRTKKEVRRADGSYIRFDDNACVLLNAAGEMRGTRVFGPVARELREKQFMKIVSLAPEVL
- the rpsH gene encoding 30S ribosomal protein S8 — its product is MYTDPIADFLTRIRNASRANHKVVEIPASNFKKEITKILFDQGYILSYKFDDSTVQGTIKIALKYDKETKESVIKDIQRISKPGLRKYASSADLPRILNGLGIAIVSTSKGLMTGKKAKQLNVGGEVICYVY
- the rplX gene encoding 50S ribosomal protein L24, producing the protein MIKLKIKSGDSVRVIAGDHKGEEGKVLRVLKEKNKAVVEGVNMVSKHVKPSAANPQGGIVKKEAPIHISNIALIDPKTNKTTRVAFKVEGGKKVRVSKKSNQVL
- the rplF gene encoding 50S ribosomal protein L6 — protein: MSRIGKSPIAIPAGVTVDVQPDVVVVKGKLGELSQNYSEVSIKVEEGNVIVERVANSKTERAKHGLYRSLINNMVVGVSEGFTKELELVGVGYRASNQGQKLDLALGFSHNIVLEIVPEVKVETVSEKGKNPIIKLSSYDKQLLGQVAAKIRSFRKPEPYKGKGIKFVGEELRRKAGKSA
- the rplW gene encoding 50S ribosomal protein L23, encoding MSTIIKPIITEKITKESEQFNRFGFVVDKKANKVEIKKAVEKAYGVSVVDVNTMIYRADRTTKYTKSGVISGKTSAYKKAIVTLKEGDTIDFYTNI
- the rpsS gene encoding 30S ribosomal protein S19; amino-acid sequence: MARSLKKGPYVHYKLEKKVLENAENGNKAVVKTWSRASMITPDFVGQTIAVHNGRQFVPVYVTENMVGHKLGEFSPTRSFRGHAGAKNKGKK
- the rplP gene encoding 50S ribosomal protein L16; the encoded protein is MLQPKRTKYRKVQKGKMKGVSQRGHELSNGMFGIKSLDYSFITSRQIEAARIAATRFMKREGQLWIKIFPDKPITKKPLEVRMGKGKGAVEYWAAVVKPGRIMFEVGGVPLSVAKEALRLAAQKLPVKTKFIVARDFEA
- the rpsE gene encoding 30S ribosomal protein S5 — translated: MYQNYKNVEFVKPAGLDLKDRLVAVNRVTKVTKGGRAFGFSAIVVVGDENGVVGHGLGKSKDVSEAIAKAVEDAKKNLVRIPLHGSTIPHEQKGKFGGARVFLMPAAVGTGVIAGGNVRAVLESVGVHNVLSKSQGSSNPHNVVKATFDALLNMRSAVTVAKQRGISLDKVFKS
- the rpsQ gene encoding 30S ribosomal protein S17, whose translation is MEKRNLRKERIGVVTSNKMTKSIVVSETKRVKHPLYGKFVLKTKKYVAHDELNDCNIGDTVRIMETRPLSKNKCWRLVEIIERAK
- a CDS encoding type II toxin-antitoxin system HicA family toxin; this translates as MSRKEKLIQRIKSLSKDFTFQELEALFSHFGFQITNKGKTSGSGVKFYHIEKRMQYMAHKPHSGSIIKEKALKDVVTYFIANNLINY
- the rplE gene encoding 50S ribosomal protein L5, giving the protein MTYIPRLKQEYRERVISALKEEFGYKNVMQVPKLEKIVVSRGVGAAVSDKKLVEYAVEELTKITGQKAVATISKKDVASFKLRKGMPIGAKVTLRGERMYEFLDRLITSALPRVRDFNGVKSEGFDGRGNYNLGVVEQIIFPEIDIDKVNKIAGFDITFVTSANTDKEAKSLLAELGIPFKKN